A single genomic interval of Deltaproteobacteria bacterium harbors:
- the lexA gene encoding transcriptional repressor LexA, with the protein MQEPLTSRQQEVLDFITRWIEDQGYPPTLREIGEELDIRSTNGVNDHLKALERKGYLRRDDLKSRALRPVTMPSAAVAHVPVVGRVAAGQPLLAEENISDTLRLDRSLVGAGDDIFSLRVTGESMIEDGIFDGDYVFVRPDRSPRAGEIVVALIDGEATVKRFFPDGDVIRLQPANAAMEPIVLRRSDERDLQLVGVVIGVYRRL; encoded by the coding sequence ATGCAAGAACCTCTGACCTCGCGACAGCAAGAGGTATTGGACTTCATCACCCGGTGGATCGAGGACCAGGGCTACCCTCCGACGCTGCGGGAGATCGGGGAGGAGCTGGACATTCGCAGCACCAACGGGGTGAACGATCACCTGAAGGCCCTCGAGCGGAAGGGGTACCTCCGGCGAGACGACCTGAAGTCGCGCGCCCTGCGACCGGTGACGATGCCTTCGGCCGCGGTGGCGCACGTCCCCGTCGTGGGCCGGGTGGCGGCGGGCCAGCCGCTCCTTGCCGAGGAAAATATCTCGGACACTCTACGTCTCGACCGCTCTCTCGTCGGCGCGGGGGACGATATCTTCTCGCTGCGCGTCACAGGCGAGTCGATGATCGAGGACGGGATCTTCGACGGAGACTATGTCTTCGTGCGCCCCGACAGGTCCCCGCGGGCCGGCGAGATCGTGGTGGCCCTGATCGACGGAGAAGCCACCGTGAAGCGCTTCTTTCCCGACGGGGACGTCATCCGCCTGCAGCCCGCCAACGCGGCCATGGAGCCGATCGTGCTCCGGCGCAGCGACGAGCGCGACCTTCAGCTTGTGGGGGTCGTGATCGGGGTCTATCGTCGCCTCTAG